In Selenomonas dianae, a genomic segment contains:
- the tgt gene encoding tRNA guanosine(34) transglycosylase Tgt, translated as MAAVTYELVRRDETTGARAGVIHTPHGSFPTPIFMPVGTQATVKGVSPDELHDLGAGIILSNTYHLFLRPGMELVREAGGLHKFMHWDGAILTDSGGFQVFSLGDLRKITEEGAAFRSHIDGSKKFLSPEVSMEVQKCLGSDIVMAFDECIPYPADHAYAKTSTERTQRWLLRCRDAMADAEGQGLFGIVQGGMYRDLRAWHAAEATALDLPGYAIGGLSVGEPHELMEEILSYTVELLPAHKPRYLMGVGTPDYLLTGVRNGIDMFDCVFPTRVARNGMAMTWTGRLVMKNAVHTHDHTVLEEGCGCYACRNGYTRAYIRHLVRAEEIFGLRLLTLHNLYFLQEFMRRMRAAIIAGTFPAFYQAFMNQYHKR; from the coding sequence TTGGCAGCGGTTACCTATGAACTGGTCCGGCGGGATGAAACGACGGGAGCGCGTGCGGGGGTGATTCACACGCCGCACGGCAGCTTTCCAACGCCCATTTTCATGCCTGTGGGAACGCAGGCGACCGTCAAGGGCGTATCGCCCGACGAACTGCACGATCTCGGTGCGGGGATCATCCTCAGCAACACCTATCATCTCTTTCTCCGTCCCGGCATGGAACTCGTGCGCGAGGCGGGCGGGCTGCACAAATTCATGCACTGGGACGGCGCGATCCTCACGGACAGCGGCGGCTTTCAAGTGTTCAGTCTCGGCGATCTCCGAAAGATCACGGAGGAGGGGGCGGCGTTCCGCTCGCACATCGACGGCTCGAAGAAATTTCTTTCGCCTGAGGTTTCGATGGAGGTGCAGAAATGCCTTGGTTCTGACATCGTTATGGCGTTCGACGAGTGCATTCCGTATCCTGCCGACCATGCCTATGCAAAGACATCGACGGAGCGCACGCAGCGCTGGCTTCTCCGTTGCCGTGACGCAATGGCGGATGCGGAGGGGCAGGGGCTCTTTGGTATCGTACAGGGTGGTATGTATCGCGATCTGCGTGCATGGCACGCTGCCGAGGCGACGGCGCTCGATCTGCCGGGCTATGCGATCGGCGGGCTCAGTGTCGGCGAGCCGCACGAGCTGATGGAGGAGATCCTTTCCTACACGGTGGAGTTGCTGCCCGCGCACAAACCGCGCTATCTCATGGGTGTTGGAACGCCGGACTATCTGCTCACAGGGGTGCGGAACGGCATCGATATGTTCGACTGCGTCTTTCCGACGCGTGTCGCACGCAACGGCATGGCGATGACATGGACCGGCCGCCTCGTCATGAAGAATGCCGTCCATACCCACGATCATACGGTACTTGAGGAGGGCTGCGGCTGCTATGCCTGCCGCAACGGCTATACGCGCGCATACATCCGTCATCTTGTGCGTGCGGAGGAGATCTTCGGGCTGCGCCTCCTAACCCTGCACAACCTCTACTTCCTGCAGGAGTTCATGCGCCGTATGCGTGCGGCGATCATCGCGGGCACATTCCCCGCGTTCTATCAGGCTTTTATGAATCAATATCATAAAAGATAA
- the trmD gene encoding tRNA (guanosine(37)-N1)-methyltransferase TrmD — protein MRIDLVTLFPEMFAGVFGTSILGRAAERGILDIHCTNFRAYATDKHHHVDDTPCGGGAGMVLKPEPLYAAVHDIQEKTADCAGRRCTIIFDPAGEAFTQKMAKELAAYEQLILICGHYEGFDARIYDLADRLISVGDFVLTGGEIPAMLVVDATARMLPGVLGDDTSAPTDSFFDVLLGYPQYTRPRVFEGKAVPDVLLSGNHAEIARWRREQSLLRTMRRRPELLPLARLTQEDLLFLSKQDEKW, from the coding sequence ATGAGAATTGATCTTGTGACACTCTTTCCTGAGATGTTTGCGGGCGTATTCGGCACGAGCATCCTCGGCCGTGCGGCGGAACGCGGTATATTGGACATTCACTGCACGAATTTCCGCGCCTACGCGACGGACAAGCACCATCATGTGGACGATACGCCGTGCGGTGGCGGGGCGGGCATGGTTTTAAAGCCCGAGCCGCTCTATGCCGCTGTGCACGACATACAGGAAAAAACGGCGGACTGTGCGGGGCGGCGGTGTACCATCATCTTCGATCCTGCGGGCGAGGCGTTCACGCAGAAAATGGCAAAGGAGCTTGCCGCATACGAGCAGCTGATCCTCATCTGCGGACACTATGAGGGATTTGACGCACGCATCTACGATCTCGCCGACCGTCTTATTTCCGTCGGGGATTTCGTTCTGACGGGCGGGGAGATTCCCGCCATGCTCGTCGTGGATGCGACGGCGCGTATGCTGCCGGGCGTGCTCGGTGACGACACGTCTGCGCCGACGGATTCGTTCTTCGATGTGCTGCTCGGCTATCCGCAGTACACACGTCCGCGCGTGTTTGAGGGCAAGGCTGTGCCGGATGTCCTGCTCTCGGGCAATCATGCGGAGATTGCACGCTGGCGGCGCGAGCAGTCCCTTCTTCGTACCATGCGCCGCCGTCCCGAACTGCTGCCATTGGCGAGGCTCACACAGGAGGATCTGCTCTTTTTGTCAAAACAGGACGAAAAATGGTGA
- a CDS encoding 5-formyltetrahydrofolate cyclo-ligase — translation MAGNLLAEKKALRREMLARRRALSAEERTCASNRICARVRELPVVQNARTIMLYASTPEEIDLYPLMAELLAKGRRIVLPEITGKGLMEARELPAMDALVSGAFGIASPDPARGAQIPPEEIDVIIVPGVAFDTGGGRLGCGGGYYDRFLPRAGRAVRLVPAFDFQIVPDVPMGMQDARVDAILTQRRMISCRRMENLEKEV, via the coding sequence ATGGCAGGAAATTTGCTTGCCGAAAAGAAGGCGCTGCGGCGAGAAATGCTTGCCCGCCGCCGTGCTCTTTCAGCAGAGGAACGCACCTGTGCGAGCAACAGGATCTGTGCGCGTGTGCGGGAACTTCCTGTCGTGCAAAATGCACGGACAATCATGCTCTATGCGAGTACGCCGGAGGAGATTGACCTGTATCCGCTGATGGCGGAACTCCTTGCAAAGGGACGGCGCATCGTCCTTCCCGAGATCACGGGAAAGGGATTGATGGAGGCACGGGAACTGCCTGCCATGGATGCGTTGGTCAGCGGAGCATTCGGTATTGCATCCCCCGACCCTGCACGGGGGGCGCAGATTCCGCCGGAGGAAATTGATGTGATCATCGTTCCGGGGGTTGCGTTTGACACGGGCGGCGGGCGGCTCGGATGCGGCGGCGGCTATTATGACCGCTTCCTTCCGCGTGCAGGTCGTGCCGTGCGGCTGGTGCCTGCCTTTGACTTTCAGATCGTTCCCGATGTTCCGATGGGGATGCAGGATGCCCGCGTCGATGCCATTTTGACACAGCGGCGCATGATCTCCTGCAGACGGATGGAAAACCTTGAGAAAGAGGTGTGA
- a CDS encoding shikimate dehydrogenase, with amino-acid sequence MITGTTKLLGVIGAPVGHSLSPVIQNAALHDAGLDYVYAALPVRADALPSAVYGLRDAGIAGFNVTIPFKTEIIPLLDDLSEDARRIHAVNTVVIADGGMVGHNTDVVGFLAGFAEREIALAGKKAVLIGAGGAARAALWGLLRSNVSSVVIGVRNVAKGAALATDFAADGDVRAYHFDDSAFAAALRFADIVVQTTPMGMTPHTEEMPPVDMAALNPSAVVYDLIYTPAETRFLREARARGCETINGETMLAAQGAEAFRLWTGIRPDMELMKQTLRTALQCS; translated from the coding sequence ATGATTACCGGAACAACCAAACTTTTGGGGGTGATCGGTGCGCCCGTCGGGCACAGCCTCTCACCGGTCATACAGAATGCAGCCCTGCACGATGCAGGGCTTGACTATGTGTATGCGGCTCTGCCCGTCCGTGCGGATGCCCTGCCGTCTGCTGTATATGGTCTGCGTGATGCGGGGATCGCGGGATTCAATGTAACGATCCCGTTCAAGACGGAGATCATCCCCCTGCTGGATGATCTGAGCGAGGACGCGCGGCGCATTCATGCGGTGAATACCGTTGTGATCGCGGACGGCGGGATGGTCGGGCACAATACGGATGTCGTCGGTTTCCTCGCGGGCTTTGCGGAGCGGGAGATTGCGCTCGCAGGAAAAAAAGCCGTGCTGATCGGCGCGGGCGGCGCGGCGCGGGCAGCGCTTTGGGGGCTGCTGCGCAGCAATGTTTCCTCTGTGGTGATCGGTGTCCGAAACGTGGCAAAGGGGGCGGCACTCGCGACAGATTTTGCGGCGGACGGAGATGTGCGGGCATATCATTTTGACGATTCCGCATTTGCCGCTGCACTGCGCTTTGCCGACATCGTTGTGCAGACGACCCCGATGGGCATGACACCGCACACGGAGGAGATGCCGCCTGTGGATATGGCGGCGCTGAATCCCTCCGCTGTTGTCTATGATCTGATCTATACGCCTGCCGAGACGCGTTTTCTGCGCGAGGCACGGGCGCGGGGGTGTGAAACGATCAACGGCGAGACGATGCTCGCCGCGCAGGGCGCGGAGGCGTTTCGCCTCTGGACGGGGATACGCCCCGATATGGAGCTTATGAAACAAACACTTCGTACAGCTCTGCAGTGCTCCTAA
- a CDS encoding nicotinate phosphoribosyltransferase, with translation MTQFDKRNLSMMMDFYEMTMSYGYFHQNHGDVRVAFDLFFRSVPDKGGYAVFAGLEHVIEFVENMAFSDEDIDYFRAQHLFSEEFLAFLRDFHFRGDIYAVPEGTIIYPNEPLMTIVAPIIDAQLIETAILAQINHQSLIATKASRIVRAAEGRCVSDFGARRAHNMDAATYGARAAYIGGVDMTATVSAGQQFDIPVSGTMAHSWVMFFEDEFAAFKTYAEIYPQATVLLVDTYDVIHSGIPNAIRTANEVLAPQGRRLAGVRIDSGDLAYLSKRIRTMLDEAGLTDCKIILSNSLDEFTISSLLLQGAQVDSFGVGERLITAKSDPVFGAVYKLVAVEKDGVFSPRIKMSENVEKLTNPGLKDLYRVYDRHGKAVADMIAVQGEEIDLAHPFRYVDPCKPWKNRFFDGFSAVNLRRLYMSGGTRVEQLPALDEIRQYVRKQLAEEIWPEEQRFENPHSHYLDMTPMYYELKMGLLDDMRGKHS, from the coding sequence GTGACGCAGTTTGATAAGCGAAATTTGTCGATGATGATGGATTTCTACGAGATGACGATGTCTTACGGATATTTTCATCAAAATCACGGCGATGTGCGCGTCGCCTTTGATCTTTTTTTCCGCTCTGTTCCCGACAAGGGCGGCTATGCCGTGTTTGCGGGGCTTGAGCATGTGATCGAGTTCGTTGAGAACATGGCGTTCTCGGACGAGGACATTGATTATTTCCGTGCACAGCATCTCTTTTCCGAGGAGTTTTTGGCATTTCTGCGCGATTTTCATTTCCGTGGAGACATCTATGCAGTTCCGGAGGGGACGATCATCTACCCGAATGAGCCGCTGATGACGATTGTCGCGCCGATCATCGACGCGCAGCTCATTGAAACGGCGATTCTCGCGCAGATCAATCATCAGTCCCTGATCGCAACAAAGGCGTCGCGCATTGTGCGGGCTGCAGAGGGGCGGTGCGTTTCGGACTTTGGTGCGCGGCGCGCGCACAATATGGATGCGGCAACGTACGGTGCGCGGGCGGCCTACATCGGCGGTGTCGATATGACGGCGACGGTTTCGGCAGGACAGCAGTTCGATATTCCCGTGTCGGGGACGATGGCACACAGTTGGGTCATGTTCTTTGAGGATGAATTTGCCGCATTCAAAACCTATGCGGAGATCTACCCGCAGGCGACCGTACTGCTTGTCGATACCTACGATGTCATTCACTCGGGGATTCCGAACGCCATCCGCACGGCGAACGAGGTGCTTGCACCGCAGGGACGGAGGCTGGCGGGCGTACGGATCGACTCGGGCGATCTTGCCTATCTGTCGAAACGCATCCGTACGATGCTTGACGAGGCGGGGCTTACGGACTGTAAGATCATCCTGTCGAACAGTCTCGATGAGTTTACGATCTCCTCGCTCCTCCTCCAAGGCGCACAGGTGGACAGCTTCGGCGTGGGAGAACGTCTCATTACGGCGAAGTCCGACCCTGTCTTTGGTGCAGTCTACAAGCTCGTTGCTGTGGAAAAGGACGGTGTGTTCTCGCCGCGCATCAAGATGTCGGAGAACGTGGAGAAGCTGACCAATCCGGGATTGAAGGATCTCTATCGCGTCTATGACAGGCATGGCAAGGCGGTTGCGGATATGATCGCCGTACAGGGGGAGGAGATCGACCTCGCACACCCGTTCCGCTATGTTGATCCGTGCAAACCGTGGAAAAACCGTTTCTTCGACGGGTTCTCGGCAGTGAATCTGCGCCGCCTCTATATGAGCGGCGGGACGCGTGTGGAGCAGCTGCCGGCACTTGATGAAATTCGGCAGTATGTGAGAAAACAGCTGGCGGAGGAGATCTGGCCGGAGGAGCAGCGTTTTGAGAATCCGCACAGCCACTATCTCGATATGACACCGATGTATTACGAACTCAAGATGGGGCTCCTCGACGATATGCGCGGCAAGCATAGCTAG
- a CDS encoding DUF4931 domain-containing protein, with amino-acid sequence MDINLAHFNTDIGRQKPENIIHTDTACPFCATDELTDIIATDGDIILLKNKYNVIEEADQFVLIEGRDCDSDMPCYTRDHMHRLIAFGMEHWAQMRASGKYDTVLFFKNYGPYSGGTIRHPHMQLVGFSSFRQELSFHRSEFDGLTVDERDGVTLNFSTAPRVGFWELNVVPQDAHATDTIADYIQIAVDFFMNAFRRPLTSYNIFFYNEGDAIFIKIMPRFATSPVFIGYNIRLLPSNLVEMRDRMRAKYFGNERSTE; translated from the coding sequence ATGGACATCAACCTTGCCCATTTCAATACGGACATCGGACGACAAAAGCCCGAGAACATCATCCACACGGATACCGCCTGTCCGTTCTGCGCAACGGACGAGCTCACAGACATCATTGCGACGGACGGCGACATCATCCTGCTCAAAAACAAATACAACGTCATCGAGGAGGCGGATCAATTCGTCCTCATCGAGGGACGGGACTGCGATTCGGATATGCCCTGCTACACGCGCGACCATATGCACCGCCTCATCGCGTTCGGTATGGAACACTGGGCGCAGATGCGTGCGAGCGGAAAATACGACACGGTGCTCTTTTTCAAGAACTACGGACCGTACTCGGGCGGCACGATCCGCCACCCGCATATGCAGCTCGTTGGCTTCTCCTCCTTTCGACAGGAGCTGTCCTTTCATCGCTCCGAGTTTGACGGGCTGACCGTGGATGAGCGGGACGGGGTCACGCTGAATTTCTCCACTGCCCCGCGCGTCGGATTCTGGGAACTGAACGTCGTACCGCAGGACGCACACGCGACCGATACGATTGCCGACTACATCCAAATCGCCGTGGACTTCTTTATGAATGCATTCCGCCGCCCGCTCACAAGCTACAATATTTTCTTTTACAACGAAGGCGATGCGATCTTTATCAAGATCATGCCGCGCTTTGCCACCTCCCCCGTCTTTATCGGCTACAACATCCGGCTGCTCCCGTCCAACCTTGTGGAGATGCGGGACAGGATGCGCGCGAAATACTTTGGAAATGAACGGAGCACGGAATGA
- the secD gene encoding protein translocase subunit SecD, whose product MISVVVIIGAFFFLVQPLASSIRQGLDLQGGTHVVLEAVDTDQAQVNDDAMNRVVTIMEKRVNSLGLTEPIIQREGERRVIIELPGIKDPDAAIRTIGKTAMLEFRDEEGHTVLTGTDLKDAQASTNPQSGQNVVNLEFSDEGAQKFADLTMKNVGRTIAILLDGEVLTAPNVREPILGGRAEITGQKTLEEAQNLAVVLRSGALPVKVEIIETRTVGPTLGQDSKDKSQFAFVIGLGAVVLFMIFFYHLSGFIADVALMAYTIMLLGILYLMDATLTLPGVAGIILSIGMAVDANVLIFEHFKEEYQVNQKTLRLAMDAGFKRAFTTIFDSNVTTLIAAGVLFFLGTGTIRGFAITLGVGTILSMFTAITLTQYLLKLMINAKLSENPALYGANGFMLGVKKKGDGKNA is encoded by the coding sequence GTGATTTCGGTTGTCGTCATCATCGGTGCGTTTTTTTTCCTGGTTCAGCCGCTCGCGAGTTCGATCCGGCAGGGACTTGACCTGCAAGGCGGTACGCATGTCGTTCTGGAGGCGGTCGATACGGATCAGGCGCAGGTCAACGATGATGCGATGAATCGCGTCGTCACGATCATGGAGAAGCGCGTCAACTCGCTCGGGCTCACCGAGCCGATCATTCAGCGTGAGGGAGAGCGCCGCGTGATCATCGAGCTTCCGGGCATTAAGGATCCCGATGCGGCGATTCGTACCATTGGCAAGACGGCGATGCTTGAGTTCCGCGATGAGGAGGGGCATACGGTTCTGACGGGGACGGATCTGAAGGACGCACAGGCCTCCACGAATCCGCAGTCGGGACAGAATGTCGTCAACCTCGAATTCTCGGATGAGGGCGCACAGAAGTTTGCCGATCTCACGATGAAGAACGTCGGGCGCACGATTGCGATTCTGCTCGACGGCGAGGTGCTCACCGCGCCGAATGTACGTGAGCCGATTCTCGGCGGACGCGCGGAGATCACGGGGCAAAAGACCCTCGAAGAGGCGCAGAACCTCGCGGTTGTCCTGCGCAGCGGCGCACTTCCCGTGAAGGTTGAGATCATCGAGACGCGCACGGTCGGGCCAACGCTCGGCCAGGACTCGAAGGACAAGTCCCAGTTCGCCTTTGTCATCGGATTGGGTGCGGTTGTTCTCTTCATGATCTTCTTCTATCATCTCTCCGGGTTTATTGCAGATGTTGCGCTGATGGCATACACGATCATGCTGCTCGGTATCCTCTACCTGATGGATGCGACGCTGACACTGCCGGGCGTGGCGGGCATCATCCTTTCCATCGGTATGGCGGTCGATGCGAACGTCCTCATCTTTGAGCATTTCAAGGAGGAGTACCAGGTCAACCAAAAGACCCTGCGGCTTGCGATGGATGCGGGATTCAAGCGTGCGTTTACAACGATTTTTGACTCGAATGTCACGACCCTGATTGCAGCGGGGGTGCTTTTCTTCCTTGGGACGGGGACGATTCGCGGCTTTGCGATTACGCTCGGGGTCGGTACGATCCTCTCGATGTTTACGGCGATCACGCTGACACAGTATCTCCTGAAGCTGATGATCAACGCGAAGCTGTCTGAGAATCCCGCACTCTACGGTGCAAACGGCTTTATGCTTGGCGTGAAAAAGAAGGGGGATGGGAAGAATGCCTAA
- the secF gene encoding protein translocase subunit SecF, with amino-acid sequence MPKFDIAGHRKIWFLLSLMLIIPGFICMGVRGFNFGIDFTGGTIIDLRFEQPVTLGDVRSSLAKYDLDGSTIQLAGAETGIESSENVMIRTIDLEESQRKEVMASLSQDVGSYTVLREEKVGATIGGELITNAVLALVISWGLIILYVAYRFEWRFGVSAVLALIHDIIIVLAVFSFTQRQIDSSFIAALLTIVGYSINDTIVIFDRIRENLKLHFRRGGDVNELVNTSVYQTLTRSLYTVFTVLFTTFALYWFGGETTKDFAFALLVGFASGCYSSIFIASQLWIELKNRTERRPAAKPAAVEG; translated from the coding sequence ATGCCTAAGTTCGATATTGCAGGACATCGGAAGATCTGGTTTCTCCTCTCTCTGATGCTCATCATCCCCGGATTTATCTGCATGGGGGTACGCGGCTTCAATTTCGGCATCGACTTCACAGGGGGGACGATCATCGACCTGCGCTTCGAGCAGCCGGTGACGCTTGGCGACGTGCGTTCAAGCCTTGCAAAGTACGATCTTGACGGGAGTACGATTCAGCTTGCAGGCGCAGAGACCGGTATCGAGTCCTCCGAAAATGTGATGATCCGTACGATTGACCTTGAGGAAAGTCAGCGCAAGGAGGTCATGGCATCGCTTTCACAGGATGTTGGTTCCTACACCGTGCTGCGCGAAGAAAAGGTCGGCGCGACCATCGGCGGCGAGCTGATTACAAATGCCGTGCTTGCGCTCGTGATTTCGTGGGGGCTTATCATCCTTTACGTCGCCTATCGCTTTGAGTGGCGTTTTGGTGTGTCGGCAGTGCTCGCGCTGATCCATGACATCATCATTGTGCTCGCGGTGTTCTCCTTTACGCAGCGGCAGATTGATTCTTCCTTTATTGCGGCACTCCTGACGATCGTCGGTTACTCAATCAACGACACCATTGTCATCTTTGATCGTATCCGTGAGAATTTGAAACTGCATTTTCGCCGCGGCGGCGATGTGAACGAGCTTGTCAACACCTCCGTCTATCAGACGCTCACGCGCTCGCTTTATACGGTGTTTACGGTACTGTTCACGACGTTCGCGCTGTATTGGTTCGGCGGGGAGACGACGAAGGACTTCGCGTTTGCGCTGCTTGTCGGCTTTGCCAGCGGCTGCTACTCCTCCATCTTCATCGCAAGCCAGCTTTGGATCGAACTGAAGAACCGTACGGAGCGGCGACCCGCTGCAAAACCCGCAGCGGTGGAGGGATAA
- a CDS encoding transglycosylase domain-containing protein: MNDAITEAPPKRTRRRKAATRKRTKKKTPRRFGRFFLGMAAVLSIIGIAVFLFVPQARQSIGELLPPAERQLPANQLHEIHEPDAGEQIARILFIRRAIDARLDRTDYVPIERISPNLRNAIVAIEDRRFYEHWGFDMTGMARAALVNIQHGRIEEGASTITQQLVKNLFLANEQTFTRKAQELLLALDIESTYAKDEILEMYLNVVYYGAGFYGVNAASEGYYGKSPAALDLPEASMLAGIPNAPSELSPFTNFIAAKKRQAIVLDTMEAQGFIDARTAEDAKMQSLMFRPEEHGNDIR, translated from the coding sequence ATGAACGACGCGATAACTGAAGCACCGCCGAAACGGACGCGGCGGCGCAAAGCAGCGACACGAAAACGCACAAAGAAAAAAACGCCCCGCAGATTTGGGCGTTTTTTCTTGGGGATGGCGGCTGTATTATCTATCATCGGCATAGCGGTCTTTCTCTTCGTCCCACAGGCTCGGCAGAGCATCGGCGAACTCCTCCCCCCTGCCGAGCGGCAGCTGCCTGCAAATCAGCTGCATGAGATCCACGAGCCGGATGCGGGCGAGCAGATTGCGCGCATCCTCTTCATCCGCCGCGCCATTGATGCACGTCTTGACCGCACCGACTATGTCCCCATCGAACGCATCTCACCGAACCTCAGGAACGCCATTGTCGCCATTGAGGATCGACGCTTCTACGAACATTGGGGGTTCGACATGACGGGTATGGCACGCGCCGCCCTCGTCAACATCCAGCATGGACGCATCGAGGAGGGTGCGAGCACGATCACGCAGCAGCTCGTGAAGAACCTCTTTCTGGCAAATGAGCAGACCTTTACACGCAAGGCACAGGAGCTTCTGCTCGCCCTTGACATTGAGAGCACCTACGCAAAAGACGAAATCCTCGAAATGTATCTGAATGTCGTCTACTACGGCGCCGGGTTCTACGGTGTAAACGCGGCATCCGAGGGATACTACGGGAAATCTCCCGCCGCCCTCGACCTGCCCGAAGCCTCCATGCTTGCGGGTATTCCGAATGCCCCCTCGGAGCTCTCCCCGTTCACAAATTTTATCGCCGCAAAAAAGCGACAGGCAATCGTCCTCGACACAATGGAGGCGCAGGGGTTCATCGACGCACGCACCGCCGAGGATGCAAAGATGCAGTCGCTGATGTTCCGCCCGGAGGAACACGGAAACGATATACGCTGA
- the yajC gene encoding preprotein translocase subunit YajC, with protein MDAEMMAQLSSWGPIIILVVFFYFLLYRPQKQAQKKRDAMLAALKVGDEIITLGGMHGKIMELNDKTVTLRAADGVNIVFERSAVSAVHTKEEE; from the coding sequence ATGGATGCAGAAATGATGGCACAGCTGAGTTCGTGGGGACCAATTATCATATTGGTGGTCTTTTTCTATTTCCTCCTCTATCGCCCGCAGAAGCAGGCGCAGAAGAAGCGCGATGCGATGCTTGCCGCACTGAAGGTCGGCGACGAGATCATCACGCTTGGCGGGATGCACGGCAAGATCATGGAACTGAACGACAAGACGGTGACGCTTCGTGCGGCGGACGGGGTGAACATTGTCTTTGAGCGTTCTGCGGTCAGTGCGGTGCATACGAAGGAAGAGGAGTAA